The Geotoga petraea DNA window GTTAAAGATTATTTAAATACAGAAAAAACATATGCTGAAATATCTGAAGAATATCATGTTTCTTCTAGTACATTGACTAAATGGGTCAAAAAGTATGAAGAATCTGGATATGATGAGGATGTTTTTAAAACTAGAAAAAGTAAATCTAAATCTATCATTTCTGACTTTTCTAAGGTTCCACCTATTATATATGAAAAAGCTGGTATTGAAAGGTCTAATAACTATAATGAAGATATTACCTCTATTAAAAGAAAACTCAGCATGTATGAAAAGAGTCTTTTGGAAAAAGAGTTGGAAAATCAGCTTCTTAGAGAACAAAACGAGATTCTAAAAAAAAATCTGAAATAGTTTTTTCTGAGGATTTTTCTTTTGTTGCCTGGTATTTCTTAATTAATAAGTACAAAGAGTACGGGCTTTCTATGAGCTTTTTATTGAATTTTTTTGAGATTAAAAAGAGTACTTTTTATTATAATAATAGATTGTTTTTTAGTTTGAATTTTTTTAATAGTTCTAATTCTAATAGACGAGGATTTTCTTTCACTGTTTCAGGCTCCACTTTTTCTGATTCAGATTTATATGAGTTGTTTAATAAACTTTATTCTATTGATGATCCAAATGACCCTTATTACTATGTCAGAACTTTGGGGTCTAAGAAAATCTCTGCTTTTTTGAAAAATGAGCACGATATTATCGTTAACCACAAGAAGGTTCATTCTATTAGAAAAGAACTTGGTTATGTAAGAGCTTATGTTAATCACTTTAAACATCCAAAGAAAAGACCTAACAACCATGAAGTTACCAGACCAAATCAATTTTTCGAAGCAGATATTAAGTTTATACCCGCTAACAATAAATACATTCCTTTATTAGATGTTATTGACGTTTTTGACAAGAATATTGTTGGTTCTTTTATTGGTGATTCTTGTAAGTCTAAAGATTTTATTTCTACACTTAAAAGTGCTTTTGAGTTTAGGAATCTTGATCCTTCTAATTTAACTATTAGAACGGATAACGGTCCTCAATTTGTATCTAAACTAACTAAAGATTTTATGAATGAATTTAATGTTTCTCATGAATTTGGGTACAAGAATAACCCCAATTCCCAAGCTTTTATTGAATCACATCATTCTTCTGTTGAAAGAGAATTTGTTTCTCTTAATCCAGATATTGAAGATACTGAGGATGCATATCTCAGATACAAAGCTTATTTATATTTTTATCATTATCTCAGACCTCATGGTTCTTTGAATTATATGACTCCTGCTTCTTTTCATGATTCTTTTAACCATGATTCTGTTGATTTGTTTGTCGATGATTTATTTTCTATTTCTGTTAAAAAGTGAGTTCTTTATACCTCTCGTCTAATATGTTGGGGTCAGGCCGATTACATCTGCTGCTGTTTTCAATCCCTCTCTTTTGATCAATTCTCTATAAAATTTATGTTTTTCTCTTCTTTTCCTTGTTTCTTCTTTCATTTTAAAAAACACCTCCTTTGGTTTTATTTTACTACCAAATTCGGTGTTTTTTTTATTTTACACAATTTTTCTTATACTCTCTGCTGTAAATTAGCAAGGGGGATTTTTTTACTTCTCATAATTATTGATGGTTATCTTACATAAAACTCTATTTCATTTAATGAAATTTCATATTCTTGAAAAATTTCTATAATTGCATCTTTAATTTTGTTTGAATCTAAATTAGTTTCTATAATATAACCATAAAAACTTTTTGGATATTTGTATCCGTTATCTTTTTTGCTTATGACCCTTTTTCTTCCACTTGATTGAGTTTTTTTAGCATAAGTTTCAAATTTTCTTATATCCATATCATGAAATATTTTATAAATGTCTATTAAACATTCTTTCCAATAATTAACTTCGAGTGTTTTCCCAAAAAAAGTAAATTTCATAGGATGTTTGTTTGTAAAATTATCTTTCAAAGTCAATTTTTCCCTATTATTTTCCAACATTCCTATCACCCCTTTTATTTTTTTATTTCCTTGACTTTCATTATTTCTTTTTTTGGGTATAAAACTTTCCCTTTTTTACCTTTTTTACCTTTGGTAGATTCTAAAGGTTTTATTTCTCCCTCTTTTTCCCATCTTATTAATGTAGATAAAGAAATATCTAATTCTTCTATTGCTTCTTGCCTTGTATAATATTTTTTCGAATCATAATCAATTTCTTCATCTAAAATCTCATCTTCTTTTTGTTCCAAATATTCTAAAAGTTCTATTACTTTTTTCATTTTTGTTCTTATTGATTTTTTCTCTTCTAAATTCATTAATTCAAAATTATTTATTAAACTATCAGAAAGTTTTAAAAGAGCATTTTCTGCTTTGTTTTTTCTTTTTTCCAACCATTTTTTATCGTCTAAAAGATCCTCCAATTCATTTATATTTTCAAATTTTTCACCCATTGAATTCACTCCCTAATATTTCTTATCTATTTTGATATTTTTAATACTTGTTTCTAAATCTTTTATTTTTTCTTCTATATTTTTAAAATATTTATCTAATGAAATTTTTTCTACATTTATAAAAACATCAAAATCAATTAAATCGTTATATAATTTATAAGTAAATGTGTGTGTTGTATTGATTTTCTCTTTAATCAAATCCAATTTATCTAATTTATCATATGTATATGCTTCATCTAACTTATCTGTAGCTAAACTTAGATTATTTAAATTCATATACAATAAATCTTCTAATTTTTTATACTCTATGTTATCTTCAACTATTAATTTTAACTTATCTTCTAATTTTATTTTTTCTTCTTTTAGTTGGTTAATTAAATCATTATCTTGTTTATCGCTAAGTATATTTTGAATATAATTATTAGCTTTTATGAAATTAATAGTTTTTTCAAGATTGGAAAAATAACTTATTTTAATAATGAACTGCAAATATTCTATAAATATTTCAATATAATTTTTACCAAGATGTTTTTCTGAAATTGGTGTAAAAATAAAATCTAAAGAAATATCAATTTTTATTTTTTCTTCAAATTTACTTTTTTTTATATGCTTCAACAAAGATTGAATATCGATTATCTTTTTTTGATTTATAACATTTATATTCCTAAGATTATTATAATTTTCTTCTATAATATAATAAATTTGCTTATAAATCTCTTCTTGTGCTTTTTGTAATGTTTCATATTTTTTATTAATTCCCTGTTTCTCCAATAATTCTTCTATATCTTCTTTTGAATTAAATATAATAATACGAAAAGGATTATTTAGCATAGAGTAAATAGATAGAGAGTTTTTTAAAAAGTCTAATAAATCTTTTTCATTGATTTTATTTTCAAAGTAGTAATCTATTACACTATAAAAAATATATTCAACTTTTTTATTGAAGTACTTTTCTTTTATTAAGAAATCATTATGATAATCTTCAACAAAATCCAAATAAAATATTTCATTTAAATTTGTTTTTTCTTCAAATATGTTTCTTAAATACTTAATAGCATTTTTAAATTCTTTTGACTCATAATGTAATAAAGTTTCTTTTCTTTCCAAGATATTTATTAAACTTAATGAATAACCTATTGGAAAAATAAAACCCTCAGGTAGTTTTTCTCTCAGACTATCATAAGAAGCTTCAGGAAAGAAAAATTCTTCAGATGTTATCCCCATTTCTTTAATTTCTTTTTTTAGTTCTTCTAATATATTTTTTTTATCTTGCATTATTACTCCCTCCTATTATGTCAATGGTTAGTTATTGAATAGTTATTAACATATTAAATATATCATCAACATATTAATTTTGCGTTACATTAAAAAGAATATCTATTTACTTTCAGTAGGGATAGAATACTAAAATATTGTATATAATATTATAATAAATATATCAACTGATTAATTAATTTGTTTATTAATGCTTTTTATAAGAGGACTTCAGTTATAAATATTTCTAGAATTATGATAGAATAATTAATGGGCAAAAGATAAAAAATTAATTAAAATTTTATATTTTCATGAGGTGAGATCATATGAAAAGATACACTGCGGGGTTAACAGGAGCACCTTTTTTATTCTATGAAACTAACAGATGTTTTGAATTATTAAATCAAGGATTATCCATAGATGAAATAAAACAAAAAGTTTTAGAAGAAAACATTTTTAACTACAAAAAGACTACTTCACTTAGAAGATCTTTTACAGGTATAAAAAAGAGGCTTGAAATGATAGATGATGAATTATTAGAAATTTACATCAACTCATTTACAAAAACTAAAAAACAAATAATTTTCTACTTAATTACAAAAAATAATCTCATATTATTAGATTTTTTAAACGAAATATTAGCAAATAAGATCAAAACAGGAGATTATGAAATTCTTCAAAAAGATTTCAACAAATATTTTAACTACAAATCAGAACAATATCCCGAAGTAGCAAAATGGACAGAAAAAACAAAACAAAAGTTAATTTCAGTTATGAAAAAGATACTGTTCGAAATCGAAATTGTCACAGATAAAAAATACACAAAAATACAAAAAATAAATTTAGATTTTGTTTTTGAGGAATATTTAGAAAAGCAAAATGAAAAAGAATTCTTATATTTTTTCAAAGTAGGTGATTAGATGCAAATAAATGAAAGACTTACTAAAGTAAGAGAAAAGATATCAAAACCTGAATTTACAAAAATGAAAGGGCTTGCCAACGAAATAGCTTTTTATATTTTTGATTATGATCCAAAAGATGAACCCATAGTTGAAAAATATATTCCCACATTGATAAAACATTTTGACGAAGAATATACAGATAGAAAAATTGCTGAAATTAATCTATATAAAATATTAATTGAAAATATGAAAAAAGATGGAGTACTTGAAGAGGTTTTCAACTTGGAAAAAGACTTAAATGACCAAGAACTATATGAAACACTAATAAATTACGCAAGAAAAGAAATTTTCATTGACAAAATAAGAGAAGCACTAAACAGTTATCACATAATATTTATAACAGGGATAAGTCACATTCACCCAATAATAAAGTCTCACGAATTGCTATCAAAATTACACGAAGTAGTAGGCGATAAAAAACCTGTAGTGCTTTTCTACCCGGGAGAATTCACTGGAGATGTTCTAAAATCATTTCACAAAGGAAACAATCATAGATATTACAGAGCAAGACCTTTGATACAGTAACATTAATAATATGATTAGGGGGTTATATAATGAAAATAAAAGACCTATTTAAAAGAGATATAGAAAGAAAAATACGAGGAGTAATAACAGTAAACAAAGAAGAAGAATTAGTTTATCAAGAATTAGAAGAATATGTAGTTACAAAAGATATTAGAAAAAACTTAATAAAATTTATAAATGAATTCAACAAAAGTTTTGACGAACCAATTCATGATATAGGAGTATGGATATCTGGATTTTATGGTTCAGGGAAATCACATTTTCTAAAAATCCTATCTTACCTTTTAGAAAACGAGGAAATTAAAGGTAAAAAATCTGTTGAATTTTTTAGGGACAAGATAGACGAACAAAGCTTTGCGGAACTTGAAAAAGCAGCAAATCAATCTAAAGATGTGATTATATTCAACATAGATTCTGAAAGTAACTCTGATGATAGAGAAGAAAGTCTTTTAAACGTCTTCAAAAAAATGTTTTACCAAAAACTTGGAATAGACGCGAGCAATAAAACGATATTTGAAATAGAAAAAAGGCTATTTGAAATGGGTAAGTTCGATGATTTCAAAAAGTTGTATAAAGAAAAAACTAATAATAGTTGGACAGAAAAAGGGAGACAAACATTTTTCATTTTCAAAAACAAAGTAAAAGATATTTTTGCTGAAGTACTGGGTTTGTCTGAAGAAGAAAAAAATGACCTGTCATTTGACAACCTCCAATCTGACAACTCTATAAGAAAATTTGCACAAGACATACAAGAATACATAAAATCAAAAGGAAACAACCACCACGTTGTTTTTCTTGTAGATGAAGTAGGGCAATACATATCAGAAAGCCAAAATCTAATACTAAATTTACAAACTCTCTCTGAAGAATTAGCAAATCAATGTCATGGTAAAGCATGGATAGTAGTAACTTCTCAAGAAGAAATCCAAGATTTAACAGGAAGAAGACAGGCAGATTTTTCAAGAATTCAAGCTAGATACAAAACAAGGCTGAATTTTTCTTCAATATCCGTGGATGAAGTTATAAAAAAGAGGCTTTTAGACAAAACTGATGTAGCAAAAGATGAATTAAAGTTAAGATACCACGATGAACAACAAACTCTGAGAAACGCAATATCTTTTAACAACCAAGCTTCTATGTATAATGGTTTTAAATCGGAAGATGACTTTATTGAAACATACCCTTTCATTCCTTATCAAATAAAACTTCTTCAAAATGTTTTTGAAGATAT harbors:
- a CDS encoding helix-turn-helix domain-containing protein, whose amino-acid sequence is VKDYLNTEKTYAEISEEYHVSSSTLTKWVKKYEESGYDEDVFKTRKSKSKSIISDFSKVPPIIYEKAGIERSNNYNEDITSIKRKLSMYEKSLLEKELENQLLREQNEILKKNLK
- a CDS encoding DDE-type integrase/transposase/recombinase produces the protein MNFFNSSNSNRRGFSFTVSGSTFSDSDLYELFNKLYSIDDPNDPYYYVRTLGSKKISAFLKNEHDIIVNHKKVHSIRKELGYVRAYVNHFKHPKKRPNNHEVTRPNQFFEADIKFIPANNKYIPLLDVIDVFDKNIVGSFIGDSCKSKDFISTLKSAFEFRNLDPSNLTIRTDNGPQFVSKLTKDFMNEFNVSHEFGYKNNPNSQAFIESHHSSVEREFVSLNPDIEDTEDAYLRYKAYLYFYHYLRPHGSLNYMTPASFHDSFNHDSVDLFVDDLFSISVKK
- a CDS encoding helix-turn-helix domain-containing protein encodes the protein MGEKFENINELEDLLDDKKWLEKRKNKAENALLKLSDSLINNFELMNLEEKKSIRTKMKKVIELLEYLEQKEDEILDEEIDYDSKKYYTRQEAIEELDISLSTLIRWEKEGEIKPLESTKGKKGKKGKVLYPKKEIMKVKEIKK
- a CDS encoding DUF1819 family protein, whose product is MKRYTAGLTGAPFLFYETNRCFELLNQGLSIDEIKQKVLEENIFNYKKTTSLRRSFTGIKKRLEMIDDELLEIYINSFTKTKKQIIFYLITKNNLILLDFLNEILANKIKTGDYEILQKDFNKYFNYKSEQYPEVAKWTEKTKQKLISVMKKILFEIEIVTDKKYTKIQKINLDFVFEEYLEKQNEKEFLYFFKVGD
- a CDS encoding BREX protein BrxB domain-containing protein translates to MQINERLTKVREKISKPEFTKMKGLANEIAFYIFDYDPKDEPIVEKYIPTLIKHFDEEYTDRKIAEINLYKILIENMKKDGVLEEVFNLEKDLNDQELYETLINYARKEIFIDKIREALNSYHIIFITGISHIHPIIKSHELLSKLHEVVGDKKPVVLFYPGEFTGDVLKSFHKGNNHRYYRARPLIQ